Genomic DNA from Pigmentiphaga litoralis:
TGCTGTGCGATCCGTTCTTCGGTCACTGCCGACCGGAAGTAACCCATGCCCATCGTCGCCAGCACGCGGCCATCGTCCATGATCGGCACGGCCACCGTGCCGGAGCTGAGCGGCTCGACCCGTTTGCCGCGAGTCGAATAACCGTCCTTGCGAATCAGCTGCAGACGGTCTTCGATGCTCCGACGGCCACCGGCCGCGGCAAGATCCTTGGCCCGGCTCGTTTCCAGGATGTGCAGCAGGATCTCGCGTTCGCCCTCTGGACAGAACGCCAGGTACGACAGCCCCATCGCGCGATCCAGCAGGCTCAGCCGCATGTTGATCGTGGCGTGCGCTGGTGACACCGGACTATCGCTGACCGTGCTGAAGCGGATCACGACATCCGACTCGTCCAGCAGCGCGATCGAAATCGGCCACTGCAAACGCCGCGTTAACGCCGAGGCCCACGGCCTGCCGGCCTGCACGACCAGCGGATCCGCATGAAAGCCGCAACTGAGCGACTGCACCAGCGACGTCACCAGGTAGCCGCCCTGCTTCTTGTCCTTGGTCACGTACCCCTCGGCAATCAGCGTTTCCATCAGGCGGACGATGGTCGGCTTGGGCAATCCGGTGCTGCGATACAGCGCGTCGATGGAACTGACGCCCCGCGTATTGAGCGCACAGAGCAGCGTCAACGCCCGCTGCACGGCATGTACCGGCCGGTAGGACGGGCGCGACCCCGCGCCGGCATCGTGCATCACCGGACTGCCGTTGTCGTCAAGAACCAGAGGATCGTCGAGCACAGGTGTCTCCTTGCCTTCATCTCGCAGCGGCCGGCTTCTGTGGCGGGCACTGACTGCGAACCGTGTTTATAGGGAATGTGGGGCAAGCCCCGCCATTCTTATTCTGCGCGTTTCATTGTGCGAAACGGTCTCGTGCGTTTGGCGTAACGCCCCAGGACACATCGTTTCATTGTGCGAAAAGTCGCCACGTTTTGCTTGAGCCGGGACCGCCGCATGCGCATCCTTGCCGCTATTCCGCGCCCCAGGCCGGACGGGCCGCCCAGCGGCTTTCGCAACGATAGTGATGGAGACTTGATGAATAGAACGTATCTGGCCGCGCTTGCAGCCAGCGCCCTCCTTGCCGCCCTGACGGGCTGTTCTTCCGACAAGAAAGAAACGGCGTGGCCGTCCAAACCGGTCCGGCTGGTCGTGCCCTTCCCGGCTGGCGGCAGCACCGATGCCGTCAGCCGCCTGATTGCGCAGCGGCTGAGCGAAAAGCTGGGCCAGCAGTTCGTGGTGGACAACCGCCCCGGCGCAGGCGGCAATATCGGCACCGACCAGGTTGCCAAGGCCGATCCCGATGGCTACACCCTGACCCTGACGACGTCGGGTCCGCTTGCGAACAACCAGTACCTGTACCAGACGATGCCCTATGCGCAGAAGGATCTGGCGCCGATCGTGCTGGTCGGCGAAATCCCGCTGGTGATCGCTGCCACCGACAAGATACCAGCCAAGGATCTGAAGTCCTTCATTGCGCTGGCCAAGTCCGGCCAGGGCACCTATGCCATTGGCAACCCGGGCAACGGCACCATCGGCCACCTGGCCTTCGAACTGCTCAAGCGGACCACGCAGGCGCCCCTGCAAGGCGTGCCGTACAAGGGCGACGTGCCGGCGCTGACCGACCTGATCGGCAATTCGGTGCAAGCCGTGGTCGCGCCCATCACCGCGTTCATTCCGTACATCAAGGACGGCCGGATCACTGGCCTTGCCGTGACGTCCAAACAGCGCTACCCCGGCACGCCCAACGTGCCGACGGCGCTGGAACAGGGCATCGATCTGGACGCATCGGTGTGGTTCGCGATCGCCGGCCCGGCCGGCGTGCCCCGCAATGTGGTTGACACCGTCAACCGGGAAGTGAACGTGATCCTGAAGTCGGACGAAGGCCGCGCAACGCTGGAACAGTTCGGCGCCCTGGTCGGCGGCGGATCGCCCGAAGACCTGGGCAAGCTGATGACGGACGAAAGCGCCAAATGGAAACGTATCATCGAGGCAGCGAACATCCGCCTCGACTAAAGGAATTCCCATGACCCGATTCGTCACCCTACCCACCCAGGACATGAGCACGGAGGAAGCCTACCGCCTGCTGTGCGGCTGCGTGACTCCGCGCCCGGTCGCCTGGATCACCACGCAAAGCGCCGACGGCCGGGTCAACGCCGCGCCCTTCAGTTCGTACAACTATGTCGCGCACAGCCCCCCGATGGTGGCGATCAACATCGGTTCGCGTGCCGGCGAACTGAAGGACACCGCCCGCAACATTCGCGAGACAGGCGAATTCGTCGTCAACGTCGCCACCGAGTCGACGCTGGAATTGGTGCATGCGTCGGGTGCCGACTACCCGCCCGAAATCGGCGAGCCGGAACAACTGGGCATCGAATTGGTGGCCAGCACGATCGTCAAGCCACCGCGCATTCTGGTGACACCCGTGCAGATGGAATGCCGTCTGGAACAGGTGCTGCCCCTGGGCCGCGGCCTGAACACCCTGTACATCGGCGAGGTGGTCGCCTTTCACCTGTCCGACGACATCTTTGACGGACGCTATGTAGACACGGTCGCGATGCGGCCCATCTCGCGGCTGGGCGGGCCCTACTACGCCGGGCTGGGCGAGATCTTTCACCGCCCCATGCTGCAGGCCCCGCCTACCCGCTGATCACTGCCCCTTTTTATTGGAACGGCCATGACATCCCCCTCCCCTGGCAAGCACCCGCTGCAGACCGGCACCTTCATCAAGACGGTGTCGCCCCACATCATCGAAATCCTGGGCACGACCACGCTGGACTTCGGCGTCATCGATGCCGAGCATGCGCCGTTCGACCGCGCGGCGATGGACCTGATGATGCTGGCCGGCCGCGCCGCCGGCTTGCCCCTGTTCGTGCGCGTCCCGGACTTTGCGCCGTCGACCATTCTGTCGACGCTGGACCTGGGTGCCGCCGGGATCGTCGTGCCCCACGTGGACTCGGCCGAGCAGGCCGCGCAGATCGTGTCGCGCGCCCGCTATCACGGCGGAGAACGCGGATTTTCCAGCTCGCCGCGCGCCGCCGGCTACGGGATGATGAGCTACCAGCAGGCACAGCAGGCGGGCGACCGCACGCTGGTCATGTGCCAGATCGAAAGCGTCGATGGCTTGAAAAATGCCGAGGCCATCGCTGCCGTGCCCGGGGTCGATGGCCTGTTCGTCGGCCGTGCCGACCTGGCCCTGTCGATGGGCGAAACCGGCTCGCGCAGCCCCAAGGTACTGGAAGCCACGCAGCGCATCCTGAAGGCCGCGACCGACGCCGGCAAGATCGCCGCAATGTTCGTCGCCAGCAACGCCGAACGCGACGAGTTTTCCGCGCAAGGCGCCAGCTGGTTCATCGTGGGGTCCGACCAGTCCCTGCTTCGGCAGGCCGCCCAGGCCATCGCGTCGTCCACGGCGCCACGGCCGCGTAGCGCCTGAGCGCGCTCAAGATTGAGTGCGTATCGGCGGCAACGTTGGCCCGCCGCGCAGGGTTACGCACCGCATCCATCCAGATCCAGGAGTTTCGCCATGACTGCTTCTCTTCCCCGCTCCGCAACCTACGCGGCCCACTATGAACAGCCACCGCAGCAAGAGAGCCCTGGCTGTCGCACCTGGCTGACCCGCGGCGCAAATTTTGTCGTCGCGGTGTCCGAAGTGCGCGCGGGCGCCGTGCTCGAACGCACGGACAACCCCGACGAATACTTTGTGTTCCTGCCCGCCAACCAGGCGCGCATCTCGGCCGGTGCCGACAGCATCGACGCCCACGCCGAAACCCTGACCATCGTGCCGCCCGGCGACAGCCGCATTGAAGCGCTGAACGACGGCCACATCGTGCGCGTGTTCTCGCGGCTGAACACCGACCTGCTCGACGCCTGCCCGAACGCCGCCATCTACGCCGACGGCGCGCCCGAAGTCGCGCCGCTGGTGTCCTGGCCCGATCCGGTCGACGGCTTTCGCCTGCGCCACTACGTGCTGGCCGACCATGTCCGCCCCGACAGCAACATGCGCATCTTCCGCAGCTGCAACCTGATGGTGAACGTGCTCAACAAACGCACCGTGCCGCGCGACCCCGCCAAGCTCAGCCCGCACAGCCACACCGACTTTGAACAGGCGTCGCTCGCCATCCAGGGCACCTACACCCACCATCTGCGCTGGCCCTGGACGCCGGACATGAACCAGTGGCGCGACGACGAGCACGTCACGGTCGGCAGCCCGTCGGTGACCGTCATCCCTGCCAAGGTGCTGCACACCAGCGCCAATGTCAGCGAAGGCGACTGCTGGCTCGTCGACATTTTCGGCCCGCCGCGCATGGACTTTTCAAGCAAGCCCGGCATGGTCTGCAATGCCGATGACTATCCGATGCCGCTGGTGGTCGCGCCGTCCTAAGGTGAGGCGGGGGCGGCCGGGGGATGGGAGCGGCGGCCGCCCCTGAGGTGAGCCAGAGGGTTGCCCCTGCAATGCCCCTGTCACATCCGCAAGACAGCATACGGGCCTTGCGTTCATCTGCGTGTCAGGTCGGCCCCGGGTCGATCGCCGCGACGGACATCCCGTCTTCCTCTTGCGCCCAATCACCCACATGCCCCTGTCACCTCGCGCCCCGCGCGCTGCCGCGCCTGTCGCCGGCGCGTTCTGCCTGTCTGTTCTGTGCCTGTCCTTGCTCGCCGCGTGCGGCAGCGACAACGACACCGTCGCCACCACCCCCACCACGCCAACGCCGACGCCGTCGGGCCCGGTCCAGATCGCGTTCATGCCGGACGTGCACTTTCACGACGTGTACGCCAACTTTGAAGACGGGTCGTTCCCTGGCATCCCAAACAGCAAGTCGGGCCGCAACGCCACGATCCGCCTGATGCAGGCACAGATGACGTCGACGCGGCTATTCAACGAAAACTACTTTGCGTTCATTGCGGCGCTGGACGACGCGGTCAAGCGCGGCGTGAAGCACATTGCGCTGCCGGGCGATTTTTCGGACGACGGCCAGCCCGTGCACATGCGCGGCCTGAAGAAGATGCTGGACCAGTACGCGGCGCAGCATGGCATCGAATTCTTTGCGGCGCCGGGCAATCATGATCCCAACCGGCCGCTGGCGCGCCCCGCGGGCAAGAGCGATTACATGGGCATTGACCTGGCCACGGGTCGGGCCGGTGCGCCGCAGCCGATCTACAGCAAGGGCGGCAATGCCGACTGCGTGAACTACACGACGGCCTGGGCGCGCAAGGGCGCGTCGTACTGCACCGAAGAAGTCCTGGAGCAAGGCTACGAAGGGATCGCGAAAGCGATGAACAGCCACGGCTTCATGCCCAAGCCGAACTACCTGTATTACGAAACCCCGTACAGCACCTACGCCTACAAGGACTACCGGTTCGAAACGGCGCAGGCGCAGGCCGGCTGGGACAAGCGTCAGTACGAGATCTGCAAGGAAGGCACGGGCGGCGCATTCAAGAAGCCGGAGTACACGCTGTGCAAGCAAGTGCCCGACACATCGTACGTGGTGGAGCCGGTCAAGGGCGTGTGGCTGGTCGCGATCGATGCGAACGTCTACATCCCGAGCGGCGCGGGCGCGAATGATTTCGCGGGGTCGGGTGACGCGGGCTACAACCGCATGCTGACCCACAAGCAGCACGTGATCGCGTGGATCCGCGATGTGGTGGCGCGGGGCAAGGCCGAAGGCAAGCAGGTGATCGGCTTCAGCCACTTCCCGATGAGCGAGTTCTTTAACGGCGCGTCGGACGACATCATTGCGCTGCTGGGCTCGGGCAAGATGCAGATGGTGCGCCGCCCGGCCGAAGACACGACCAAGGCGCTGGCCGAGACGGGCCTGCAGATCCACGTGGGCGGCCACATGCATTTCAACGACACGGCTTTCCGCCAGATCGACGCGACGCATGCGTTGTTCAACATCCAGGCGCCGTCGATGGCGGCCTATGTGCCGGCCTACAAGCTGATGACGCTGACCGATGCCACGCATGTCGAAGTGCAGACGGTGCGCCTGGACACAGTGCCGCGTTTTGACGAGCTGTTCGAACATTACCGCGCCGAGCACAGCTTCTTTACCGATTTCCCGGCGCAGGTGCCGGGCGGCGAGTTGTGGAGCAAGTCGATTCTGGACGCCACCAACTACGGCGATTTCAGTACCCGCTACATGTCGGAGCTGGTGCGCCTGCGTCTGCTCAATGACGACTGGCGTTGCGAGATGCGCGAGCTGGTGAAAAGTCCGCTGTACGGCTCGCACCTGCTGGTCCTGTCGCAGATGACGTCGGCTGTTACGCTGAAGGAATTGGCGAACACTGGCACGCGCGGTCTGTTTTCGACCAGCTTCTTCAATTGCCTGGCCGATGGCGGCACGCCGGGCACGGCCAACGCAGCCTATGCGGCCGACTACGCGGCGGCGGAAGCCAAGGCGCGCGCCCTGGCCCAGGCCCACGGCATGCGTCTTGAGGATTTCAACGACTGGAAGGCGCTGGACCTGGCGGGCGATTTCGTACGGCTGGCCAATGCGGGCGACCTGGCGTTTGCCGACATTCCGACGGCCCGCGCCAAGCAATACAAGCTGCTGGCCGAAGCGCTGCAGACCACCAATGCCACCTTGCTGATGAAGGGCGAGCAGGTGTCCAACGCCAACCCGGTGGGCGCCCTCTTCCAAGCGCGCTTCAAGCCGCTGATGGCCATCCTGCTCAAGCTCGCGGCCGGCGCCCCGACCCGCCATTTCGTGATCGATCTGAAGGCCAACGCCCTGA
This window encodes:
- a CDS encoding DNA-binding transcriptional regulator, whose amino-acid sequence is MLDDPLVLDDNGSPVMHDAGAGSRPSYRPVHAVQRALTLLCALNTRGVSSIDALYRSTGLPKPTIVRLMETLIAEGYVTKDKKQGGYLVTSLVQSLSCGFHADPLVVQAGRPWASALTRRLQWPISIALLDESDVVIRFSTVSDSPVSPAHATINMRLSLLDRAMGLSYLAFCPEGEREILLHILETSRAKDLAAAGGRRSIEDRLQLIRKDGYSTRGKRVEPLSSGTVAVPIMDDGRVLATMGMGYFRSAVTEERIAQHYVPIMQESAAHIVEQVRLLRRGDGSRQVA
- a CDS encoding HpcH/HpaI aldolase family protein yields the protein MTSPSPGKHPLQTGTFIKTVSPHIIEILGTTTLDFGVIDAEHAPFDRAAMDLMMLAGRAAGLPLFVRVPDFAPSTILSTLDLGAAGIVVPHVDSAEQAAQIVSRARYHGGERGFSSSPRAAGYGMMSYQQAQQAGDRTLVMCQIESVDGLKNAEAIAAVPGVDGLFVGRADLALSMGETGSRSPKVLEATQRILKAATDAGKIAAMFVASNAERDEFSAQGASWFIVGSDQSLLRQAAQAIASSTAPRPRSA
- a CDS encoding metallophosphoesterase family protein; translation: MPLSPRAPRAAAPVAGAFCLSVLCLSLLAACGSDNDTVATTPTTPTPTPSGPVQIAFMPDVHFHDVYANFEDGSFPGIPNSKSGRNATIRLMQAQMTSTRLFNENYFAFIAALDDAVKRGVKHIALPGDFSDDGQPVHMRGLKKMLDQYAAQHGIEFFAAPGNHDPNRPLARPAGKSDYMGIDLATGRAGAPQPIYSKGGNADCVNYTTAWARKGASYCTEEVLEQGYEGIAKAMNSHGFMPKPNYLYYETPYSTYAYKDYRFETAQAQAGWDKRQYEICKEGTGGAFKKPEYTLCKQVPDTSYVVEPVKGVWLVAIDANVYIPSGAGANDFAGSGDAGYNRMLTHKQHVIAWIRDVVARGKAEGKQVIGFSHFPMSEFFNGASDDIIALLGSGKMQMVRRPAEDTTKALAETGLQIHVGGHMHFNDTAFRQIDATHALFNIQAPSMAAYVPAYKLMTLTDATHVEVQTVRLDTVPRFDELFEHYRAEHSFFTDFPAQVPGGELWSKSILDATNYGDFSTRYMSELVRLRLLNDDWRCEMRELVKSPLYGSHLLVLSQMTSAVTLKELANTGTRGLFSTSFFNCLADGGTPGTANAAYAADYAAAEAKARALAQAHGMRLEDFNDWKALDLAGDFVRLANAGDLAFADIPTARAKQYKLLAEALQTTNATLLMKGEQVSNANPVGALFQARFKPLMAILLKLAAGAPTRHFVIDLKANALTDLTREPSPF
- a CDS encoding flavin reductase family protein produces the protein MTRFVTLPTQDMSTEEAYRLLCGCVTPRPVAWITTQSADGRVNAAPFSSYNYVAHSPPMVAINIGSRAGELKDTARNIRETGEFVVNVATESTLELVHASGADYPPEIGEPEQLGIELVASTIVKPPRILVTPVQMECRLEQVLPLGRGLNTLYIGEVVAFHLSDDIFDGRYVDTVAMRPISRLGGPYYAGLGEIFHRPMLQAPPTR
- a CDS encoding Bug family tripartite tricarboxylate transporter substrate binding protein: MNRTYLAALAASALLAALTGCSSDKKETAWPSKPVRLVVPFPAGGSTDAVSRLIAQRLSEKLGQQFVVDNRPGAGGNIGTDQVAKADPDGYTLTLTTSGPLANNQYLYQTMPYAQKDLAPIVLVGEIPLVIAATDKIPAKDLKSFIALAKSGQGTYAIGNPGNGTIGHLAFELLKRTTQAPLQGVPYKGDVPALTDLIGNSVQAVVAPITAFIPYIKDGRITGLAVTSKQRYPGTPNVPTALEQGIDLDASVWFAIAGPAGVPRNVVDTVNREVNVILKSDEGRATLEQFGALVGGGSPEDLGKLMTDESAKWKRIIEAANIRLD